aaatttataaaaccaaaaaaaaaaaaaaaaccaaaaagattttatgtttcttgtttgagtctagagtctcatcttaagtttagtgtcaaatgcatgtttttgttataattttcgaattcatgcatatatttcttgttttgatctttgaattctattgacttgaagtattttgtgtgtctcatatgcattctcatattgttagtgtcagtagtgcacaaactgctaagtttggtgtcttgcatgcattgttatttgattcttgttgcactttgattaatagaaaaatccaaaaaaatatttttaatttgagtcttttcaagtcaatgatacaaggaattgaagattcagaaccaactgcagaggaattatacagaaaaagctgagcattcaaaaatgcccagtgaagaaggcagactggcgtttaaacgccagccagggcacctggttgggcgtttaacgcccaaaaggggtgcattttgggcgttaaacgccagaatgtataccattctgggcgtttaacgccaggatggtgccagggggaagattttgttttcaaaatcaatttttcttagtttttcaaatcaaatctttttcaaatcaagtcttttcaatcaaatgttttcaaattcaatttctttccttttaaaaagatacttaccaacaattaatgatttgattgaacatcacaagattgttgccttttctgttgagagaggtttaaatgtttcaatcatatcttttcttgttaggcaagtcatcaattttcaaaatcatatcttttcaaattgttttcaaatcatatcttttaaaaatgttttcaaatcatatcttctcaatcacatctttttaaacccataacttttcaattaaatctttttaaccacatctttttcaaaatagttctcaatcaaatctttttaaattctaatttcaaaatctttttcaaaaatcactttatctcttttccactttgatttttcgaaaatcaattaacatttttcaaaatgttttcaaattttttaattgaattttcgaaaattctcttccctccttcccacatccttctatttatggagtactactccttctaaatgcacaattcgaattttatctattaaaattcgaattctccttctccttcttcttactatttctcttttcctctgacatttcaaggaatctctatactgtgacatagaggattccacattctcttcttctttttctatttcttatgagcagaagcagagacaaaggcattcttgttgaagctgatcctgaacctgaaaggaccttgaagagaaagctaagagaagccaaagcacaactctctttagagggcttgaccgaattcttcaagggagaagacatggcagccgaaaacaacaacaatgccaacaatgcaaggaaggtgcttggtgactttactgcacctactcctgatttctatgggagaagcatctctatccctgccattggagcaaacaactttgagctaaagcctcaattagtttctctaatgcaacagaattgcaaagttccatggacttccaatggaagatcctcatcagtttttagctgagttcttgcaaatctgtgacacagtcaagactaatggggttaaccctgaggtctataggctgatgctattcccttttgctgtaagagacagagctagaatatggttggactctcaacctaaagaaagcctggactcttgggaaaagctagtcaatgccttcttggcaaagttctttcctccacaaagatggagtaagcttagagtggaagtccaaaccttcagacagaaggatggagaatccctctatgaagcttgggaaagatacaaacaattaatcagaagatgtccatctgacatgctttctgaatggagcatcataggtattttctatgatggtctctctgaactatccaagatgtctttggatagctctgcaggaggatctcttcatttgaagaagacgcctgcagaagctcaagaactgattgaaatggttgcaaataaccaattcatgtacacttctgagaggaatcctgtgaacaatgggactggtcagaagaaaggagttcttgagattgatgctctgaatgccatattggctcagaacaaaatattgactcaacaagtcaatttgatttctcaaagtctgtctggaatgcaaaatgcaccaaacagtactaaggatgcttcatctgaggaagaagcctatgatcctgagaacccttccatagaagaggtgaattacctaggagaaccctatggtaatacctataattcttcatggagaaatcacccaaacctctcatggaagaatcaagagagacctcaacaaggtttcaataataatggtggaagaaacaggcttagcaatagcaagccttttccatcatcttctcagcaacagacagagagttctaagcagaataattctgacttagcaaccatggtctctgatctaataaagaccactcaaagtttcatgaatgaaacaagatcctccattagaaacttggaaggacaagtgggtcagctgagcaagaaaattactgaacttcctccaagcactctcccaagtaacactgaagaaaatccaaaaggagagtgcaaagccatcaatatggccgaattctgggaggaagaagaggcagcgaacgccactaaggaagacctcaatgggcgtgcactggcctccagtgagttccccaatgaggaaccttgggaatctgaggctcaaactgagaccatagaaattcccttggacttactactgcctttcatgagctctgatgagtattcttcctctgaagaggatgagtatgtcactgaagagcaagttgctaaataccttggagcaatcatggagctaaatgacaagttatttggaaatgagacttgggaagatgaacctcccttgctcaccaaagaactggataacttgtctaggcagaaactgcctcaaaagaggcaggatcctgggaagttttctataccttgtaccataggcaccatgaccttcaagaaggccttgtgtgacttagggtcaagtgtgaacctcatgcccctctctgtaatggagaaattagggatctttgaggtgcaagctgcaaaaatctcactagagatggcagacaactcaagaaaacaagcctatggacttgtagaggatgttctggttaaggttgaagaccattacatccctactgatttcataatcctagagactgggaagtgcatggatgaatccatcatccttggcagaccattcctagccacagcaaaggctgtgattgatgttgatggaggagagttgatcattcaagtgaatgaagaatccatggtgtttaaggcccaaggatatccctctatcatcatggagaagaagcatgaagagcttctctcaaaacagagccaaacagagcccccacagtcaaactctaagtttggtgttgggaggccacaatcaaactctaagtttggtgttgaaaccccacattcaaactctaagtttggtgttgggaggtttcaacaaggttctgagcatttctgaggctccatgagagacctctgtcaagctagtgacagtaaagaagcgcttgttgggaggcaacccaatgatttataattaattattttcttttgttattttatcttttttgtaggttgatgatcataagaagtcataaaaataatgaaaaaaagcaaaaacagaatgaaaaacaggaagaaaaacagcacaccctggaggaagatgctgctggcgttcaaacgccagtcagcctagcagatgggcgtttaacgcccagtctggcacctttctgggcgtttaacgccagaaaggggcaccaaactggcgttaaacgccagtaaaggtataaaacctggcgttaaacgccaggaatgggcatcagcccggcgtttaacgccagaattggcccaaaacgtggattttggtgccaattggtgcaaggatgccttttccttgacactacaggatctgtggaccccacaggaccctaccatcactctctctcttcttcccccattcaccaatcacctcaacacctcttccccaaaaacccaccctcaaatgaccGAACTTTcatccccctctctcctatataaacccctctttacacccttcatttccacacaacctaaacaccacttcttccacctttggccgaatacacctccatctccctcttcctcatttcttcttcttctacttccttctttcttcttttgctcgaggacgagcaaacattttaagtttggtgtggtaaaagcgttgctttttcgtttttccataaccattatggcatccaaggccggagaaacctctaaaaagaggaaagggaaggcaaaggcttccacctccgagtcatgggagatggatagattcctctcaaaggtgcatcaagaccacttctatgaagttgtggccttgaagaaggtgatccccgaagtccctttttcactcaaaaagggtgaatatccggagatccgccataagatccgaagaagaggttgggaagtacttaccaaccccattcaacaagtcggaatcttgatggttcaagagttctatgccaatgcatggatcaccaagaaccatgaccaaagtgtgaacccgaatccaaagaattatcttactatggttcgggggaaatacttggatttcagtccggagagtgtgaggatggcgttcaacttgcccatgatgcaaggagatgagcatccttacactagaagggtcaactttgatcaaaggttggaccaagtcctcacagtcatatgtgaagagggcgcacaatggaggcaagactcaagaggcaagccggtccaattgagaaggcatgacctcaagcccgtggctagaggatggttagagttcatacaatgctcaatcattcccactagcaaccggtccgaagtgaccatagaccgggccatcatgatccatagtatcatgattagagaagaaatagaagttcatgaggttatagctcaagaactctataaagtggcggacaagacctccactttggcaagattagcctttcctcacctcatttgtcacctctgttattcagtaggagttgacatagagggagacacccccattgatgaggacaagcccatcactaaacaaaggatggagtacacaagagagccttctcaccatgagatccctgagatacctcaagggatgcactttcctccacaccactattgggagcaactaaacacctccctaggagagttgagttccaacatgggacaactaagggtggagcaccaagaacactccatcatccttcatgagattagagaagatcaaagaatcatgagggaggagcaacaaagacaaggaagagacattgaggagctcaagcactccataggaccttcaaaagcaaggaagagccgccatcactaaggtggacccattccttgatttccttgttctttatctctctgtttttcgaattctatgctttatgttatccatgtttgtgtcttatgatcattagtgtcttagtgtctatgccttaaagttatgaatgtcctatgaatccatcacctttcttgaataaaaatgtgcttaattgaaaaaggaagaattgcatgaattttgaattttataatagtttaattattttgatgtggtggcaatatttttgttctctgaatgtatgcttaaacagtgcatatgtatcttgaatttgtggttcatgaatgttggctcttgaaagaatgatgaaaaaggagacatgttactgaggatctgaaaaatcaataaaatgattcttgaagcaagaaaaagctattcaaaaaaaaaaaaaaaatcgaaaaaaaaatcgaaaaaaaaaaaaaaagaaagaaaaagaaagaataagagttgtgatccaaggtaaataagagtgtgcttaagaaccctggacacctctaattggggactttagcaaagctgagtcacaatctgaaaaggttcacccaattatgtgtctgtggcatgtatgtatccggtggtaatactggaagacagagtgctttgggccacagccaagactcaataaatagctatgttcaagaatcatcatacttcactaggagaatcattaacactatctggactctgagttcctaaagaagccaaccattctggatttcaaaggagagattgagatgccaaaactgttcagaagcaaaaagttaaaagccccgctcatctaattaatactgatcttcacagatgtttttggaattcattgcatattctcttctttttatcttatttgattttcagttgcttgaggacaagcaacaatttaagtttggtgttgtgatgagcggataatttgtatactttttggcattgtttttagtatgtttttgatatcttttagttagatttagtatatttttattagtttttatttaaaattcatttttctggactttactatgagtttgtgtgtttttctgtgatttcaggtattttctggctgaaattgagggacttgagcaaaatctgattcagagaccaaaaaggactgcagatgctgttggattctgacctccctgcactcgaagtggattttctggagctacagaagcccaattggcgcgctctcaacggcgttggaaagtagacatccagggctttccagcaatatataatagtccatactttatccaagatttgatggcccaaacccgcgaagcaatccggcctcagaaattccagcgttaaacgccggaacaggattaaaagttggagttaaacgcccaaactggcatgggagctggcgtttaactccagaaaacgtctctacacgaatttccttgattgctcagcccaagcacacaccaagtgggcccggaagtggatttttatgtcatttactcatctatgtaatagttttctataagtaggaccttttactattgtatgagAGAGTCTAGAGACGACATCtgagtagctatctttgttctatgctatcttagacctttgggaggctggccattcggccatgcctaacctttgttcttatgtattttcaacggtggagtttctacacaccatagattaagggtgtggagctctgctgtacctcgagtattaatgcaattactattgttcttccattcaactccgcttgttctttatctaagatatcacttgttcttcaacctatgaacaagatgactgacaaccattcttgttctacaagcattcaaggctttagtgaatatctcttggatttctgattgcatgatgcatggttgatcgcctgacaaccgagtgctcgtctgacaaacgagccagtcattccatgagatcagagtcttcgtggtataggcaagaactgatggcggcattcaagagaatccggaaggtctaaccttgtctgtggtgttctgagtaggattcaatgactgaatgactgtgacgtgcttcaaacctgtaacctactgggcgttagtgacagacgcaaaagagtgattctattccggtaggggagggaaccaaaccggtgattggcggcactgtgacagagtgctctgcattagctttcactgcgcggatgggaggtagctgctgacaacagtgagaccctacacaagtttgccatggaaaggagtaagaaggattggatgaagactgtaggaaagcagagagacggaagggaaggcatcttcatacacttgtctgaagctcatacaccaatgatatacataagtatctctatctttaccttttatgttattttcgtttatcatcatcatatacatttgagtctgcctgactaagatttacaagatgaccatagcttgcttcaatactaacaatctccgtgggatcgacccttactcacgtaaggttttattacttggacgacccagtacacttgctggttagttgtgcgaagttgtgtaatgccatggtattaggcgcaccaagttcttggagccattaccggggattatttgagttgtgaaaaagtattgttcacaatttcgcgcaccatcattattttctaatagtttttttaatgtttatttgAGATGTGGTGGGTCTGTTGGTCTCTGTGTCGGAAGAGAAAGAATATGATAAAGAtggaaagaagatgaagatggcTGTGATAGAACTTGCTGAAAATGAGTTAgcgttctttaatttctaccCCTTACTCTTTTTGggattcttttttgtttttggtgtGTTTCTATAGTCAACTTTCTAATAGTGTAGTTGATTTTGTTGGTCATTTTCAGTCACAAGATTCGGTGTGCCTTATTTGGTGAATATGTTGACGAAATTAATCGATTTCTGTCTTTTGGGTATGCTGAACAGCCAGTTGTGGTTTTACAGCTTGCCAAAGTTAAGGTTTTTAGAGGTTTGTATCATGTAAATTTCATTTCAGGTGTGTCAGTTATCCAAGTTCACTTGGTTTTACCACTATATTCCTGTAAccaatgtatatatatatttttttaggtAGAGTTGGACTTCAGAATGTTATGTTTGCATCGAATCTTGGATTTAATCTTGACATCCCAGAGGTGGCAGCTTTTCGGAAAAGGTATTTTTGTACATGTAGTTTTTgttgtgttttttgttgttgttgctgtcattgtttatttatttaagttgGTGCTGTATTTGTTAACAGTTCTATTCCTCATGGAGTTAGTGCATCCCAACCCATTGGCATTGTTGGATCTGGAAAAAATATCTGAATAGAAGAAGATTTTATGAAGCTCACACCTAGGTGTACTGTGAAGTCGCTTGATGATAACAACCGGGTTGGAaccagtttaattttttttatcatgtttACTCTTGAtaatttgtgttaaaatttctttttctattccttAATAAATACTGCTTTGTTTTGGAACGATATTAATGCTTTTGTCCTCCTTTGTACTTGAAAATACTATGCTGttagtatttattttagtttttcaGTTTTAGTTTGTATTACAACTATCTTTGGTTATAATGTCTTAACATTTATAGACCTGGTCTTATATTTTTAGGCTGGAACCTTTGTTGTACTAGCGAAGATAGCTGAAATAGTTGAGGATAGTCCTTGGTGGTACTTTGCTTGCGTGTGTGGCAGAGGTGTTCAGGCAGAATCTGGGAtttatttttgtcaattttGCAACATCCATGTTACAAATGTGACTCCTAggtataaatattttacaatgCTTCCTTTGTGCTTTGTTGAATAGTGAATTATTTCTGTGTAGTTGTTAACCTTAGGCCAGTATTTATGTGCATCTTAAAAAAATCCAGGTTTAGAGTGAAGGTGTTAGTTGAGGATTCCACTGGTGTTTCTATTTTTGTCCTCTTTGatcgtgaggcaagttaccctACTGAATAAGACTTGTGCCCAGCTATTTGAACAACATCTTAAGGATGTTGATGTAAGTCGCTCGAATGCTATATTCTTTTTATTCGCTGATTTTATTGTTAAAGAGTTTTCTTATCCTCCGGTTTCTAccgatttattttttttgttgtgtcTGTTTTATATTGTTTGTAGGTTGTGTTTGGCACACAGTCTCCTCCTATATTCCAAGAGATTGTTGGAAAAACTATGCTGTTCAAGGTTCTTAGTAGGCCTGTTGGGATAGAGTAATTCAAAGGGACTTATCTAGTGAGGCGTGTTTGTGATGATGCTGCAATACTTGGAATGTTTGAGCTCTCTGGTTCAGATTTGAGTCCTGAAAAGGTATAAAACAGAATTCGCACCTATTGGTTCTTTTAAATAAATTCTTTccttaatttttcattttttggttGTTCCACCTTTATTCATGTCTTATATCGGATGTGCTTTGTATTATCCAAGGCTGGGTTTGAACCAAAAGGAGAGGGATCATTTGGGGAACCCTCTAAGGTTACCAAATCATCGAATTTGGGATTGACTCTTTCCAGCTGCTCCGAGCTCTTTGCTGGTTCGCCTCAATGTACCCAACCAAAATCAAGTGTTGTTGACTTGGGAGCTGATGAAGATGCTAAGGTTCCATGATTGCAgtttcttctattattttttctgTATTACTTTTCACTCTTTTTTGAGTTGTGTTTAAATCGAACATAATATGTTGTGTCATTTAATAGTGTCCTCTCCTCAAGAGAAAGTCTGCTGATGCTGTGGTGGATAAGTTTAATGAAGTGGATAGTTCTGAAAATTCATGTGATGAAGTTGATGAAAGTGAAGAGGTGAGTAGTgttgccaattttttttttgactgaGCGCTTAATTTTATAATCAAGTTCCTTTGACTAGAACTCATTAATTATCCCTCTAATTAGGTTTATATTTTCATGCAATTGTTTACACTAAGAGTATGTGGATGACGTTAATCGAGGCTGTGTTGATGCTAAGATAGATGTGAAACCTTTGTTGAAGAGGTTGAGAAGATCCTTGAGGCTGCAATTTGATGAAGCTGATGAGTCTCGTGGCTCGGGGAATGATGGCTCCTCTGGACATGGGGTTAATTGAGGTGGCTGCCCATGGCAGT
The Arachis stenosperma cultivar V10309 chromosome 7, arast.V10309.gnm1.PFL2, whole genome shotgun sequence genome window above contains:
- the LOC130940008 gene encoding uncharacterized protein LOC130940008, encoding MTIALDMVNKINPEKEAWNLKVRVIRLWTVPTFTGQLVPNSMEMILVDESGCKIQATVQKTMIYKFKQILSEGRVYVMKLFSVVPNQGSYRATRHQFKLIFQFRTTVRDDICDFIPKSALTISPFTELFEIKEDSDFLVDVVGLLVSVSEEKEYDKDGKKMKMAVIELAENDHKIRCALFGEYVDEINRFLSFGYAEQPVVVLQLAKVKVFRGRVGLQNVMFASNLGFNLDIPEVAAFRKSSIPHGAGTFVVLAKIAEIVEDSPWWYFACVCGRGVQAESGIYFCQFCNIHVTNVTPRFRVKVLVEDSTGVSIFVLFDREVVFGTQSPPIFQEIVGKTMLFKAGFEPKGEGSFGEPSKVTKSSNLGLTLSSCSELFAGSPQCTQPKSSVVDLGADEDAKCPLLKRKSADAVVDKFNEVDSSENSCDEVDESEEYVDDVNRGCVDAKIDVKPLLKRLRRSLRLQFDEADESRGSGNDGSSGHGVN